The sequence below is a genomic window from Asticcacaulis sp. AND118.
GGGCGCCGTAGGCTTCGGGGGTCTCGACACTTGGCAGTTTCTTACGGTCAGCGATCTTCATTATGGGCTTGTTTCCAATCCTTGATCAAAACCAGCAAAGATATTATCAAGGTCAAGCCTCACACATATCTGACTAACCTATTGATTTTAAACGCCTAATAAAGGTTATGGGAAATATAATGAGCTATATCAATATGTTAGGAGATTTCCCCCAAAAAGTCATGGGCGGACGTCCGAACCATTGGACGCGTGCGGAACCCTGTTGCGCAATGAGCAGGTTATGCAACAGGGTTGTGCATGCTGATCGGTTACGCACGCGTCTTTAAATCCGAGGTCCAGGACACTGTCGAGCAGATCGACACCCTGAACGCCGCCGGGTGTGAGAAAATCTTCAATGAAACCTCGACCGGTGGCCGTTGGGACCGCCCGCAGCTCAAGCAGATGTTCGACGAACTGCGCCCTGAAGACGTCGTTGTCGTCACGGCGCTGGATCGGATCGCGAGTTCACTCGGAGATCTGTTTGGTATTCTCGACAAAATCGATAACTGCGGGGCTTACTTCCGGTCACTGAAAGAAGGTACTGACACATCGGGGGATTCTGGTCGTAAGCTGATGCAAATGGTGCAGTCCATCGGCAACTTTGAACGCGCGAAGCTTCGCACTCGAACAGCCGAGGGCCAGGAAGCCGCACGCGCCAGGGGCAATGGCGGAGGCCAGCCGCCCAAGCTCTCCCCCGCCCAGCAGCGAGAGATTTTGGACATGCTGAATGCCGGACGCTCGGCCGCCGACCTGGCTCGTTTGTTCCGCGTTCACAGAGCAACCATCAGCCGACTGGCCGCAAAAGCCAAACGCCGCGACAGCGTTGGACTTATCGATGTTCGCTAAATGTTCTTTGAGTTGGCCAAAATCCCAGCGACGTTGTCATTGGGCCTATTAAATCCAAGAGCCGCTGAGGAGCGGGTTTGACGCTCTACACAGGTAACGAAAGCCCGATTTCTGTTATTCTGGCTTTCCGTAATGCCGGATTGCCAGATAGACCGAAACTTGCTACCGCAAGATGTCCGATTCATTTGCAGGTGACAGAAAATGGCAAAGGCGCCGGTAAAATCACCGCCCGAGCGGTCACGCCCCTACCGGCCCCACAAGCTGGAAACCCTGAATTTCAAGGTCACGGACGACTTCAAGAAGGCGTTTAAGGGTTACGCTGTCGCTCAAGGCATCAGCATGGTCGAGCTGTTGCGTGAAGGTTTCGAGCTCAGCAAGGCGCGTCGCACAAAATGAAGGATGCCCCGGCCACATGGCTGAAGACGTTGAACCAGGCGGACGTCGAGGTCGAAGGCCTTGTGCGGACCCTGG
It includes:
- a CDS encoding recombinase family protein, with product MLIGYARVFKSEVQDTVEQIDTLNAAGCEKIFNETSTGGRWDRPQLKQMFDELRPEDVVVVTALDRIASSLGDLFGILDKIDNCGAYFRSLKEGTDTSGDSGRKLMQMVQSIGNFERAKLRTRTAEGQEAARARGNGGGQPPKLSPAQQREILDMLNAGRSAADLARLFRVHRATISRLAAKAKRRDSVGLIDVR